A genomic stretch from Carassius auratus strain Wakin chromosome 37, ASM336829v1, whole genome shotgun sequence includes:
- the LOC113056393 gene encoding sarcoplasmic reticulum histidine-rich calcium-binding protein, whose translation MVASHSWLLGLIVALLSTGSLRNSVQAEERPQSEDAEVLRGLNPTGGQKEEVDDDEEEGGNISEEVDEDAGRDGETEEVEDEEDGTEASEEEVTPEEEITEEEEAADPEVDDAEEEEEEEEEAEEGLDEEEAAEEEVEEAEEEDEQMEVDVEEELSEEEESAQQTTEEEETAAEDEGAPGEEEEDEDADGEKVASNEDNEEAGDEETIVEDNVEETATEENADAELVSIQYSSGSFCALCSVCEHCGTCDKCPCDEGDMSTHCNHCDDCSYCFICPVICETVCQPGGILDVLSGSFYHTVSTLL comes from the exons ATGGTAGCTTCACATAGCTGGCTGTTGGGGCTTATCGTAGCTCTGCTTTCCACTGGATCGTTAAGGAATTCTGTGCAGGCTGAAGAAAGACCACAAAGTGAGGATGCCGAGGTGCTGAGGGGTCTGAACCCTACTGGAGGTCAGAAAGAGGAggtggatgatgatgaggaggagggtGGAAATATATCTGAAGAAGTTGATGAAGATGCAGGAAGAGACGGGGAAACAGAGGAAGTTGAAGATGAGGAAGATGGAACGGAAGCTTCTGAGGAAGAGGTGACACCAGAAGAGGAGATAACTGAGGAGGAAGAAGCAGCTGATCCTGAAGTGGATGAtgctgaggaggaagaggaggaagaggaggaggcagAAGAAGGATTGGATGAAGAGGAAGCAGCAGAGGAAGAGGTAGAAGAAGCAGAAGAGGAGGATGAGCAGATGGAGGTAGATGTAGAAGAAGAATTATCAGAAGAAGAGGAATCAGCACAACAGACAACAGAGGAAGAAGAAACTGCAGCAGAGGATGAGGGAGCAccaggtgaggaagaggaagatgaagatgcAGATGGGGAAAAGGTAGCTTCTAATGAAGATAATGAGGAGGCTGGAGATGAAGAGACCATAGTTGAAGATAATGTTGAAG AAACTGCCACGGAAGAAAATGCAGATGCAGAGTTGGTCTCCATACAGTATAGCTCAGGCTCTTTCTGTGCCCTTTGCTCAGTCTGTGAG caCTGCGGTACCTGTGACAAATGTCCCTGTGATGAAGGAGACATGTCAACACACTGCAATCACTGTGAC GATTGTTCCTACTGTTTCATTTGTCCTGTGATCTGTGAAACAGTCTGCCAGCCAG gtgGAATTCTTGATGTACTGAGTGGTTCTTTCTACCA CACAGTGAGCACGCTGCTCTGA